Genomic window (Polyangia bacterium):
GAGCGCCTGGCCGCGGTCGGCACCATGGCCGCCGGGCTGGCGCACGAGGTTCGCAACCCGCTCAACTCGGCCTCGCTGCAACTCACGTTGCTCGCGCGGAGCCTGACCGACGGGGAAGGCCCGGAGAGCACGCTGCCGATCACTCTCATCATCAAAAGCGAGATCGAGCGCCTGGAGAGGTTGGTGAGGGACTTCCTGGCGTTCGCCCAGCCAAGACCCATCGAACGGCACCCGGTCGACGTCCGCAAGCTCCTGACCGCCGTCGTGACGCTGATCCGTCCGGAAACCGACGCTGCCAACGTGCGCGTGGACCAGGAACTGGATCCCTATCTGCCGCCCGTGATCGGAGACCCCGCCCGCTTGCGACAGGTGTTTTTGAATCTGACCCGAAACGCCTCCGAGGCCATGCACGCCAAGGGTGGCGGCTTGCTGACCATCCGCACCCGCAGCGTCGATGCCGCCGTCGAGATCGACGTCGAGGACGATGGCCCTGGATTCGCCGAGGATCTGCCGGTGTTCGACGCTTTCTTCACCACCAAGCCGCACGGCACGGGCCTTGGTCTATCGCTGGTTCACCGCATCGTCACCGACCATGGAGGCGCGATTCGCGTCCAATCAGAGGCCGGTTGCACTTGCTTTACGCTCACCCTTCCGTGCGCCTAGCCTAGCCTAGCCTGACTCAGGATCGCGGTCAGAGACGGATCGGCGGGCCGACTTCGGAGCACTTTGGTACTCCTGCAGCTTGTAATTGATCTTCCGGACACTGATGTTGAGGATGTCGGCGGCGGCGCCGGTCGCCCCGCCGGTCGACTCGAGGGTCTTGGTGATGGCGTAACGCTCGATCTCCTCCATGGTGGCGCCTGGGATCTCGACGGCGCGCCGGCTCCTGGCGGGGACCAGATTGGGAGGCAGATCGGCGAGCGTGATCTCCGGGCCGTTCGCCACGACCACGCCGCGCTCGACCACGTTCTCGAGCTCGCGCACGTTGCCCGGCCAGTGGTAGTTCGTCAGGAGTTCCAATGCGTCGGCGGAGAAACCACCGATCGCCTTGTCGTTCTCCGCGGTGTACTTGTGCAGGAAGTGGACGGCCAGCAGCGGAACATCCGATGGCCGCTCACGCAGTGCGGGCATGACCAGGTTGATCACGTTCAACCGGTAGAAGAGGTCCTCCCTGAACTTGCCGGCGGCAACCATTTGCGTGAGGTTGCGATTGGTCGCTGCAATGACCCGGACATCGACGCTGATGGTCTCGCTGCCGCCCACCCGCTCGAACTCGCGCTCCTGCAAAAACCGCAGCAGCTTGACCTGCACCGCCGGCGAAATCTCGCCAATCTCGTCGAGGAACAGCGTCCCGCCGTCGGCCCGAAAGAAACGGCCTTCGCGCCGGGCCTGCGCGCCGGTGAAGGCTCCCCGCTCGTATCCGAAAAGCTCACTCTCCAGCAGCGACTCGGCCAGCGCCGCACAGTGCAGCTTGACGAAAGGCCCCTTGTTGCGCGGGCTCCGCTCGTGGATTGCGGCGGCGACCAGCTCCTTGCCGGTGCCAGACTCGCCGGTAATCAGGACGCTGGCGCGGGCGCGAGCGATCTGGGCGATGGTCTTGAACACCGCTTGCATCAGGACGGCATTGCCCACCAGATTCTCGAACGGATTGCGTTCCACCAAGCGCGCCCGCAACTGTTTGGTATCGGTGCGGATCCGGCGCTGCTCCATCTCGCGCTCCAGGACCGCCGACAGCTCGCCCATGTTGATGGGCTTGGTCAGGTAATCGCAGGCGCCGGCCCGCATGGCGCCGACCGCTGTCTCGACGACACCGTAGGCAGTCATGATGATGACGGCAGTCTCGGGGTCGTGCTCGCGCACCCGAGAGAGAAGCTCGATGCCGTTCATCCCCGGCATCATGAGATCGGTCAGCACCACGTCGGGGGCAAACTCCTCCAGCTTGCCCAGAGCCTTGAATCCGTCGGCCGCGGACTCGACGGCATACCGTTCGCCGCGGAGCAGTTTGACCAGCGCGATGCGCGCATTGGCCTCATCGTCGGCGATCAAGACGCGTCCCCGGGTGTCCAAGCTCTCCTTCCAGCTTGGCTTGTCTGCAAGGATTGCACCCAGCTCGCACCCCTCAAATCCGGCTGATAACTTCAATGATTCCGCCTTTGGTAACCCGAAGAGACGCCCCGATCTGCGCGGCGAAACAACCATTGTTGTCCCCCAAGCAACAGGTCGGTCGGGCTTGGCCCCTGATGGCCGCCGCCAGCGGCGCTCATGGGCAGGCCTGTCGCTTGGCGCCGAGGTTGCGGTCCTTGATCAGCGTACTGAACCGCAGTCTCTTGGCGCGCGGGCAGATCACCGCGGCAGCGGGCAAGACATACTCGACGTTGAACACCGCTTTGCCGGCAGCAATGAAGGGCAAGAGGCGGTCGCACTCGTTTTCGGCGAAACACTCTTCGTTCAAGGCCCAGTCGAACACGCCGACCAGCGATGGGATCTGATCGAGGTCGTTCTTCAAACCGAC
Coding sequences:
- a CDS encoding sigma-54 dependent transcriptional regulator; this encodes MIADDEANARIALVKLLRGERYAVESAADGFKALGKLEEFAPDVVLTDLMMPGMNGIELLSRVREHDPETAVIIMTAYGVVETAVGAMRAGACDYLTKPINMGELSAVLEREMEQRRIRTDTKQLRARLVERNPFENLVGNAVLMQAVFKTIAQIARARASVLITGESGTGKELVAAAIHERSPRNKGPFVKLHCAALAESLLESELFGYERGAFTGAQARREGRFFRADGGTLFLDEIGEISPAVQVKLLRFLQEREFERVGGSETISVDVRVIAATNRNLTQMVAAGKFREDLFYRLNVINLVMPALRERPSDVPLLAVHFLHKYTAENDKAIGGFSADALELLTNYHWPGNVRELENVVERGVVVANGPEITLADLPPNLVPARSRRAVEIPGATMEEIERYAITKTLESTGGATGAAADILNISVRKINYKLQEYQSAPKSARRSVSDRDPESG